In a single window of the Anguilla rostrata isolate EN2019 chromosome 6, ASM1855537v3, whole genome shotgun sequence genome:
- the LOC135256495 gene encoding procollagen galactosyltransferase 2-like isoform X2 produces MKQEPVRRESPMLKPKVLITILARNAAHSLPYYLGCIDRLDYPKDRIAIWAAADHSSDNSTAMLHEWLKRVQGQYHHVEWRPMEEPQSYADERGPKHWSNSRFTHVMRLRQRALRAAREHWADYILFVDSDNLLTNPRVLTLMMAENLTLVAPMLESRTLYSNFWCGMTPQGYYKRTPDYVPIRQWKRSGCFPVPMVHSSFLLDLRRHASRSLAFYPPHPDYSWTFDDIMIFAFSARQADVQPYVCNREHYGYLPMPLKAHQSMEEEVESCAHTITEAMIEDPLEPSQYLHIPPKPQDKMGFDQIFLINLKRRVDRRQRMLHSLEVLGIEATLTEAVDGKALNTSQLQALGIEMLPGYEDPYSGRVLTRGEIGCFLSHHYIWTQVVERGLRRTLVLEDDVRFEPRFKSRLKTIMENVEQAELDWDLIYVGRKRLQVKQPEQAVEGVSNLVVPDYSYWTLGYMLSLQGAQKLLEAQPFGKMLPVDEFLPVMFNKHPNEAYMTHFEPRDLRAFSVEPLLLYPTHYTGEPGYVSDTETSTIWDNEDVSTDWDRQHAHKTQKQGQIRPTAQNSVTGDTPPPAARVTRDEL; encoded by the exons GGCAGCGGCGGACCACAGCAGTGACAACAGCACGGCCATGCTGCATGAGTGGCTGAAGCGGGTGCAGGGCCAGTACCACCATGTCGAGTGGAGACCCATGGAGGAGCCACA GTCTTATGCAGATGAAAGGGGGCCGAAGCACTGGTCAAACTCGCGCTTCACCCATGTGATGAGACTGAGGCAGAGAGCCCTGAGAGCAGCCAGGGAGCACTGGGCTGACTACATCCTG TTCGTAGACAGTGACAACCTTCTGACGAACCCCCGCGTCCTGACGCTGATGATGGCTGAGAACCTGACACTGGTGGCCCCCATGCTGGAGTCTCGAACCCTCTACTCAAACTTCTGGTGTGGCATGACCCCTCAG ggtTATTACAAACGCACCCCAGACTACGTACCCATCCGGCAGTGGAAACGTTCAGGCTGTTTCCCAGTTCCCATGGTGCACTCCTCCTTCCTGTTGGACCTGCGGCGCCATGCGAGCCGCTCCCTGGCCTTCTACCCCCCCCATCCCGACTACAGTTGGACGTTCGATGACATCATGATCTTCGCCTTCTCTGCCCGTCAGGCAG ACGTGCAACCGTATGTGTGCAACCGAGAACATTATGGGTACCTTCCAATGCCCCTGAAGGCTCATCAGAGCATGGAGGAGGAAGTCGAGAGCTGTGCTCACACCATTACAGAGGCTATGA TTGAAGACCCATTGGAGCCCTCACAGTACCTGCACATTCCTCCAAAACCTCAGGACAAGATGGGATTTGACCAG aTCTTCCTGATTAACCTGAAGCGCAGGGTGGACCGCAGGCAGCGGATGCTACACTCCCTGGAGGTTCTGGGCATCGAGGCCACACTGACCGAGGCCGTGGACGGCAA GGCCCTGAACACTTCTCAGCTGCAGGCGCTCGGCATAGAGATGTTGCCTGGATACGAGGACCCGTACTCTGGCCGAGTGTTGACTCGTGGGGAGATAGGCTGCTTCCTCAGCCATCATTACATCTGGACACAG GTGGTGGAGCGGGGACTGCGGAGGACCCTGGTGCTGGAGGACGATGTGAGGTTCGAGCCCAGATTTAAGAGCAGGCTGAAGACCATCATGGAGAACGTGGAGCAGGCCGAGCTGGACTGGGACCTCAT CTACGTGGGTCGTAAGCGACTGCAGGTAAAGCAACCGGAGCAGGCGGTGGAGGGTGTCAGTAATCTGGTGGTGCCGGACTATTCCTACTGGACCCTGGGTTACATGCTGTCCCTGCAGGGGGCCCAGAAGCTTCTGGAGGCCCAGCCCTTCGGCAAGATGCTGCCTGTGGACGAGTTTCTGCCTGTGATGTTTAACAAGCACCCCAA CGAGGCGTACATGACGCACTTTGAGCCGCGGGACCTGCGGGCGTTTTCGGTCGAGCCCCTGCTCCTGTACCCCACGCACTACACGGGCGAGCCGGGCTACGTGAGCGACACGGAGACGTCCACCATCTGGGACAACGAGGACGTGAGCACGGACTGGGACCGCCAGCACGCGCACAAGACCCAGAAACAGGGCCAGATCCGCCCCACGGCCCAGAACAGCGTCACCGGGGACACGCCTCCTCCTGCCGCGCGCGTCACTCGAGATGAACTTTGA
- the LOC135256491 gene encoding ral guanine nucleotide dissociation stimulator-like 1 isoform X1: protein MISLLLWPAGPHALEPHGSLLGGEGGVALQRYQPRSPDSSPSHWSSVQDWGEEVEDGAIYNVTLKRVQIQQAANKGARWLGVENDRLPPGHTVSQLETCKIRSIRAGTQRRLVETLLTAFADNDLTYTSIFLYTYRTFASTETVLDLLFARYERVGDSDGACDARGNVRNALASILRAWLDQCPEDFQEPPSYPSLHRVLEFLQRALPGSEPLRKAQTLLEQLQAQHSVELEAEGGFHGNSPFCLGEEEEVEIELQEDFLSFEADLVAEQLTYMDAALFKKVIPHQCLGSIWSQRDRKQRNKQAVPTIRATVTQFNAVTACVVSTVLRRRQLRPHQRARVIQRWIDVAEECRIRKNFSSLRAIISALQSNPLYRLKKAWACVHKDSLQTFEELSDIFSDHSNHLTSRELLMKEGTSKFASLESCAKELQKRTQKRLQLQKDMGAMQGTIPYLGTFLTDLTMLDTALPDLVEGGLINFEKRRREFEVIAQIKLLQSACNSYCLTPDPAFLRWFKSQPQYSEEESYALSCEIEAVAESTPTSPKACQSMVKRLSLLFLGADSPAVSSPVKDSPRSPPAGSSGESMDSVSVSSNDSGPSDSEVQTPMQTPDGTQKPSDCASAPCCPLSRMDASLLPASLPAAPSSSSPSSPSSSSSPSSPVSPRLPPAYNTQDRDACLIRVSLEHSNGNLYKSMVLTSQDKTPAVISRAMTKHHLQGEPTDKYELVQVISEERELVIPDNANVFYAMCTSANFHFLLRLRGSPGRPVQLRSRCGPALPCAQQRSSLPQRLSKVTL from the exons ATGATCTCGCTGCTGCTCTGGCCCGCTGGCCCCCACGCCCTGGAGCCCCATGGCAGCCtgctgggaggggagggcggcGTGGCCCTGCAGAGATACCAGCCCCGCTCCCCGGACAGCAGCCCCAGCCACTGG AGCTCGGTGCAGGACTGGGGGGAGGAAGTGGAGGACGGGGCCATTTACAACGTGACACTGAAGAGAGTCCAGATCCAGCAGGCTGCCAACAAAGGGGCGAGATGGCTGGGG gtGGAGAACGACCGGCTGCCCCCCGGCCACACGGTCAGCCAGCTGGAGACCTGTAAGATCCGCAGCATCCGCGCGGGGACCCAGCGGCGGCTGGTGGAGACACTGCTCACCGCCTTCGCGGACAACGACCTCACCTACACGAGCATCTTCCTGTACACGTACCGCACCTTCGCCAGCACCGAGACGGTGCTCGACCTGCTGTTCGCCAG GTATGAGAGGGTAGGGGACAGTGACGGAGCCTGTGATGCCAGGGGAAATGTTCGCAA CGCCCTGGCCTCCATCCTGCGAGCCTGGCTGGATCAGTGCCCCGAGGACTTCCAGGAGCCGCCCTCGTACCCCAGCCTGCACAGGGTCCTGGAGTTCCTGCAGAGGGCGCTGCCGGGTTCAGAGCCCCTGCGCAAGGCTCAGACgctgctggagcagctgcaggcccaGCACAGCGTGGAGCTCGAGGCCGAGG gtggtttccatggcaatagTCCCTTCTGCcttggggaggaagaggaagtggaaatCGAGCTTCAGGAGGACTTCCTGTCGTTTGAAGCCGATCTGGTTGCGGAGCAGCTGACCTACATGGACGCG gctctGTTCAAGAAGGTGATCCCTCATCAGTGTTTGGGCTCCATCTGGTCCCAGCGCGACCGCAAGCAGCGGAACAAGCAGGCGGTGCCCACCATCCGCGCGACCGTGACGCAGTTCAACGCGGTCACCGCCTGCGTGGTCAGCACCGTGCTGCGCCGGcgccagctccgcccccaccaGCGGGCGCGGGTCATCCAGCGCTGGATCGACGTCGCTGAG GAGTGTCGTATCCGCAAGAACTTCTCCTCCCTCAGAGCCATCATTTCTGCTCTGCAGTCCAATCCTCTGTACCGTCTGAAGAAGGCCTGGGCCTGTGTACACAA AGACAGCCTGCAGACTTTTGAGGAGCTTTCAGACATCTTCTCAGATCACAGCAACCACCTGACCAGTAGAGAGCTGCTGATGAAG GAGGGCACCTCCAAGTTCGCCAGTCTGGAGAGCTGCGCCAAGGAACTGCAGAAACGCACCCAGAaaaggctgcagctgcagaaagaCATG GGTGCGATGCAGGGTACCATACCCTACCTGGGCACCTTCCTGACAGACCTGACCATGCTGGACACGGCGCTGCCTGACCTGGTGGAA GGTGGTCTGATAAACTTTGAGAAAAGACGCAGG GAGTTTGAGGTGATTGCTCAGATCAAGCTGCTCCAGTCAGCCTGCAACAGCTATtgtctgacccctgaccctgccTTCCTGCGATGGTTCAAAAGCCAGCCACAGTACAGCGAGGAGGAGAG CTACGCCCTGTCCTGTGAGATAGAAGCCGTGGCAGAGAGCACTCCCACCTCCCCTAAAGCCTGCCAGAGCATGGTGAAGAGGCTGAGTCT GCTGTTCCTGGGCGCAGATTCTCCTGCAGTCAGCTCCCCAGTGAAAGACAGCCCACGttcgccccctgctggtagcTCAGGGGAGAGCATGGACTCTGTCAGCGTGTCATCGAATGACTCCGGCCCGTCGGACAGTGAAGTTCAGACACCCATGCAAACCCCCGATGGCACACAGAAG CCATCAGATTGTGCCTCAGCCCCCTGCTGCCCACTCTCCCGTATGGATGCATCTTTATTACCAGCCAGCTTGCCAGCggctccttcctcttcctctccctcttctccttcctcttcctcctccccctcctcccccgtcTCACCAAGGCTCCCCCCCGCATACAACACCCAGGACCGGGACGCCTGCCTCATCCGGGTCAGCTTGGAACACAGCAACGGAAACCTCTACAAGAGCATGGTG CTGACCAGCCAGGATAAGACACCCGCTGTCATCTCCCGGGCCATGACCAAAcaccacctgcagggggagccaaCGGACAAATATGAGCTGGTGCAGGTCATctcagaggagagag AGCTGGTCATACCGGACAATGCCAACGTCTTCTACGCCATGTGCACCTCGGCCAACTTCCACTTCCTGCTGCGTCTGCGCGGGTCCCCCGGCCGGCCGGTCCAGCTGCGCAGCCGctgtggccccgccctcccgtgCGCACAGCAGCGCAGCAGCCTGCCGCAGAGACTCAGCAAGGTCAcgctgtga
- the LOC135256491 gene encoding ral guanine nucleotide dissociation stimulator-like 1 isoform X2 — protein MSSVQDWGEEVEDGAIYNVTLKRVQIQQAANKGARWLGVENDRLPPGHTVSQLETCKIRSIRAGTQRRLVETLLTAFADNDLTYTSIFLYTYRTFASTETVLDLLFARYERVGDSDGACDARGNVRNALASILRAWLDQCPEDFQEPPSYPSLHRVLEFLQRALPGSEPLRKAQTLLEQLQAQHSVELEAEGGFHGNSPFCLGEEEEVEIELQEDFLSFEADLVAEQLTYMDAALFKKVIPHQCLGSIWSQRDRKQRNKQAVPTIRATVTQFNAVTACVVSTVLRRRQLRPHQRARVIQRWIDVAEECRIRKNFSSLRAIISALQSNPLYRLKKAWACVHKDSLQTFEELSDIFSDHSNHLTSRELLMKEGTSKFASLESCAKELQKRTQKRLQLQKDMGAMQGTIPYLGTFLTDLTMLDTALPDLVEGGLINFEKRRREFEVIAQIKLLQSACNSYCLTPDPAFLRWFKSQPQYSEEESYALSCEIEAVAESTPTSPKACQSMVKRLSLLFLGADSPAVSSPVKDSPRSPPAGSSGESMDSVSVSSNDSGPSDSEVQTPMQTPDGTQKPSDCASAPCCPLSRMDASLLPASLPAAPSSSSPSSPSSSSSPSSPVSPRLPPAYNTQDRDACLIRVSLEHSNGNLYKSMVLTSQDKTPAVISRAMTKHHLQGEPTDKYELVQVISEERELVIPDNANVFYAMCTSANFHFLLRLRGSPGRPVQLRSRCGPALPCAQQRSSLPQRLSKVTL, from the exons ATG AGCTCGGTGCAGGACTGGGGGGAGGAAGTGGAGGACGGGGCCATTTACAACGTGACACTGAAGAGAGTCCAGATCCAGCAGGCTGCCAACAAAGGGGCGAGATGGCTGGGG gtGGAGAACGACCGGCTGCCCCCCGGCCACACGGTCAGCCAGCTGGAGACCTGTAAGATCCGCAGCATCCGCGCGGGGACCCAGCGGCGGCTGGTGGAGACACTGCTCACCGCCTTCGCGGACAACGACCTCACCTACACGAGCATCTTCCTGTACACGTACCGCACCTTCGCCAGCACCGAGACGGTGCTCGACCTGCTGTTCGCCAG GTATGAGAGGGTAGGGGACAGTGACGGAGCCTGTGATGCCAGGGGAAATGTTCGCAA CGCCCTGGCCTCCATCCTGCGAGCCTGGCTGGATCAGTGCCCCGAGGACTTCCAGGAGCCGCCCTCGTACCCCAGCCTGCACAGGGTCCTGGAGTTCCTGCAGAGGGCGCTGCCGGGTTCAGAGCCCCTGCGCAAGGCTCAGACgctgctggagcagctgcaggcccaGCACAGCGTGGAGCTCGAGGCCGAGG gtggtttccatggcaatagTCCCTTCTGCcttggggaggaagaggaagtggaaatCGAGCTTCAGGAGGACTTCCTGTCGTTTGAAGCCGATCTGGTTGCGGAGCAGCTGACCTACATGGACGCG gctctGTTCAAGAAGGTGATCCCTCATCAGTGTTTGGGCTCCATCTGGTCCCAGCGCGACCGCAAGCAGCGGAACAAGCAGGCGGTGCCCACCATCCGCGCGACCGTGACGCAGTTCAACGCGGTCACCGCCTGCGTGGTCAGCACCGTGCTGCGCCGGcgccagctccgcccccaccaGCGGGCGCGGGTCATCCAGCGCTGGATCGACGTCGCTGAG GAGTGTCGTATCCGCAAGAACTTCTCCTCCCTCAGAGCCATCATTTCTGCTCTGCAGTCCAATCCTCTGTACCGTCTGAAGAAGGCCTGGGCCTGTGTACACAA AGACAGCCTGCAGACTTTTGAGGAGCTTTCAGACATCTTCTCAGATCACAGCAACCACCTGACCAGTAGAGAGCTGCTGATGAAG GAGGGCACCTCCAAGTTCGCCAGTCTGGAGAGCTGCGCCAAGGAACTGCAGAAACGCACCCAGAaaaggctgcagctgcagaaagaCATG GGTGCGATGCAGGGTACCATACCCTACCTGGGCACCTTCCTGACAGACCTGACCATGCTGGACACGGCGCTGCCTGACCTGGTGGAA GGTGGTCTGATAAACTTTGAGAAAAGACGCAGG GAGTTTGAGGTGATTGCTCAGATCAAGCTGCTCCAGTCAGCCTGCAACAGCTATtgtctgacccctgaccctgccTTCCTGCGATGGTTCAAAAGCCAGCCACAGTACAGCGAGGAGGAGAG CTACGCCCTGTCCTGTGAGATAGAAGCCGTGGCAGAGAGCACTCCCACCTCCCCTAAAGCCTGCCAGAGCATGGTGAAGAGGCTGAGTCT GCTGTTCCTGGGCGCAGATTCTCCTGCAGTCAGCTCCCCAGTGAAAGACAGCCCACGttcgccccctgctggtagcTCAGGGGAGAGCATGGACTCTGTCAGCGTGTCATCGAATGACTCCGGCCCGTCGGACAGTGAAGTTCAGACACCCATGCAAACCCCCGATGGCACACAGAAG CCATCAGATTGTGCCTCAGCCCCCTGCTGCCCACTCTCCCGTATGGATGCATCTTTATTACCAGCCAGCTTGCCAGCggctccttcctcttcctctccctcttctccttcctcttcctcctccccctcctcccccgtcTCACCAAGGCTCCCCCCCGCATACAACACCCAGGACCGGGACGCCTGCCTCATCCGGGTCAGCTTGGAACACAGCAACGGAAACCTCTACAAGAGCATGGTG CTGACCAGCCAGGATAAGACACCCGCTGTCATCTCCCGGGCCATGACCAAAcaccacctgcagggggagccaaCGGACAAATATGAGCTGGTGCAGGTCATctcagaggagagag AGCTGGTCATACCGGACAATGCCAACGTCTTCTACGCCATGTGCACCTCGGCCAACTTCCACTTCCTGCTGCGTCTGCGCGGGTCCCCCGGCCGGCCGGTCCAGCTGCGCAGCCGctgtggccccgccctcccgtgCGCACAGCAGCGCAGCAGCCTGCCGCAGAGACTCAGCAAGGTCAcgctgtga
- the LOC135256495 gene encoding procollagen galactosyltransferase 2-like isoform X3 — MLKPKVLITILARNAAHSLPYYLGCIDRLDYPKDRIAIWAAADHSSDNSTAMLHEWLKRVQGQYHHVEWRPMEEPQSYADERGPKHWSNSRFTHVMRLRQRALRAAREHWADYILFVDSDNLLTNPRVLTLMMAENLTLVAPMLESRTLYSNFWCGMTPQGYYKRTPDYVPIRQWKRSGCFPVPMVHSSFLLDLRRHASRSLAFYPPHPDYSWTFDDIMIFAFSARQADVQPYVCNREHYGYLPMPLKAHQSMEEEVESCAHTITEAMIEDPLEPSQYLHIPPKPQDKMGFDQIFLINLKRRVDRRQRMLHSLEVLGIEATLTEAVDGKALNTSQLQALGIEMLPGYEDPYSGRVLTRGEIGCFLSHHYIWTQVVERGLRRTLVLEDDVRFEPRFKSRLKTIMENVEQAELDWDLIYVGRKRLQVKQPEQAVEGVSNLVVPDYSYWTLGYMLSLQGAQKLLEAQPFGKMLPVDEFLPVMFNKHPNEAYMTHFEPRDLRAFSVEPLLLYPTHYTGEPGYVSDTETSTIWDNEDVSTDWDRQHAHKTQKQGQIRPTAQNSVTGDTPPPAARVTRDEL, encoded by the exons GGCAGCGGCGGACCACAGCAGTGACAACAGCACGGCCATGCTGCATGAGTGGCTGAAGCGGGTGCAGGGCCAGTACCACCATGTCGAGTGGAGACCCATGGAGGAGCCACA GTCTTATGCAGATGAAAGGGGGCCGAAGCACTGGTCAAACTCGCGCTTCACCCATGTGATGAGACTGAGGCAGAGAGCCCTGAGAGCAGCCAGGGAGCACTGGGCTGACTACATCCTG TTCGTAGACAGTGACAACCTTCTGACGAACCCCCGCGTCCTGACGCTGATGATGGCTGAGAACCTGACACTGGTGGCCCCCATGCTGGAGTCTCGAACCCTCTACTCAAACTTCTGGTGTGGCATGACCCCTCAG ggtTATTACAAACGCACCCCAGACTACGTACCCATCCGGCAGTGGAAACGTTCAGGCTGTTTCCCAGTTCCCATGGTGCACTCCTCCTTCCTGTTGGACCTGCGGCGCCATGCGAGCCGCTCCCTGGCCTTCTACCCCCCCCATCCCGACTACAGTTGGACGTTCGATGACATCATGATCTTCGCCTTCTCTGCCCGTCAGGCAG ACGTGCAACCGTATGTGTGCAACCGAGAACATTATGGGTACCTTCCAATGCCCCTGAAGGCTCATCAGAGCATGGAGGAGGAAGTCGAGAGCTGTGCTCACACCATTACAGAGGCTATGA TTGAAGACCCATTGGAGCCCTCACAGTACCTGCACATTCCTCCAAAACCTCAGGACAAGATGGGATTTGACCAG aTCTTCCTGATTAACCTGAAGCGCAGGGTGGACCGCAGGCAGCGGATGCTACACTCCCTGGAGGTTCTGGGCATCGAGGCCACACTGACCGAGGCCGTGGACGGCAA GGCCCTGAACACTTCTCAGCTGCAGGCGCTCGGCATAGAGATGTTGCCTGGATACGAGGACCCGTACTCTGGCCGAGTGTTGACTCGTGGGGAGATAGGCTGCTTCCTCAGCCATCATTACATCTGGACACAG GTGGTGGAGCGGGGACTGCGGAGGACCCTGGTGCTGGAGGACGATGTGAGGTTCGAGCCCAGATTTAAGAGCAGGCTGAAGACCATCATGGAGAACGTGGAGCAGGCCGAGCTGGACTGGGACCTCAT CTACGTGGGTCGTAAGCGACTGCAGGTAAAGCAACCGGAGCAGGCGGTGGAGGGTGTCAGTAATCTGGTGGTGCCGGACTATTCCTACTGGACCCTGGGTTACATGCTGTCCCTGCAGGGGGCCCAGAAGCTTCTGGAGGCCCAGCCCTTCGGCAAGATGCTGCCTGTGGACGAGTTTCTGCCTGTGATGTTTAACAAGCACCCCAA CGAGGCGTACATGACGCACTTTGAGCCGCGGGACCTGCGGGCGTTTTCGGTCGAGCCCCTGCTCCTGTACCCCACGCACTACACGGGCGAGCCGGGCTACGTGAGCGACACGGAGACGTCCACCATCTGGGACAACGAGGACGTGAGCACGGACTGGGACCGCCAGCACGCGCACAAGACCCAGAAACAGGGCCAGATCCGCCCCACGGCCCAGAACAGCGTCACCGGGGACACGCCTCCTCCTGCCGCGCGCGTCACTCGAGATGAACTTTGA
- the LOC135256495 gene encoding procollagen galactosyltransferase 2-like isoform X4, translating to MLHEWLKRVQGQYHHVEWRPMEEPQSYADERGPKHWSNSRFTHVMRLRQRALRAAREHWADYILFVDSDNLLTNPRVLTLMMAENLTLVAPMLESRTLYSNFWCGMTPQGYYKRTPDYVPIRQWKRSGCFPVPMVHSSFLLDLRRHASRSLAFYPPHPDYSWTFDDIMIFAFSARQADVQPYVCNREHYGYLPMPLKAHQSMEEEVESCAHTITEAMIEDPLEPSQYLHIPPKPQDKMGFDQIFLINLKRRVDRRQRMLHSLEVLGIEATLTEAVDGKALNTSQLQALGIEMLPGYEDPYSGRVLTRGEIGCFLSHHYIWTQVVERGLRRTLVLEDDVRFEPRFKSRLKTIMENVEQAELDWDLIYVGRKRLQVKQPEQAVEGVSNLVVPDYSYWTLGYMLSLQGAQKLLEAQPFGKMLPVDEFLPVMFNKHPNEAYMTHFEPRDLRAFSVEPLLLYPTHYTGEPGYVSDTETSTIWDNEDVSTDWDRQHAHKTQKQGQIRPTAQNSVTGDTPPPAARVTRDEL from the exons ATGCTGCATGAGTGGCTGAAGCGGGTGCAGGGCCAGTACCACCATGTCGAGTGGAGACCCATGGAGGAGCCACA GTCTTATGCAGATGAAAGGGGGCCGAAGCACTGGTCAAACTCGCGCTTCACCCATGTGATGAGACTGAGGCAGAGAGCCCTGAGAGCAGCCAGGGAGCACTGGGCTGACTACATCCTG TTCGTAGACAGTGACAACCTTCTGACGAACCCCCGCGTCCTGACGCTGATGATGGCTGAGAACCTGACACTGGTGGCCCCCATGCTGGAGTCTCGAACCCTCTACTCAAACTTCTGGTGTGGCATGACCCCTCAG ggtTATTACAAACGCACCCCAGACTACGTACCCATCCGGCAGTGGAAACGTTCAGGCTGTTTCCCAGTTCCCATGGTGCACTCCTCCTTCCTGTTGGACCTGCGGCGCCATGCGAGCCGCTCCCTGGCCTTCTACCCCCCCCATCCCGACTACAGTTGGACGTTCGATGACATCATGATCTTCGCCTTCTCTGCCCGTCAGGCAG ACGTGCAACCGTATGTGTGCAACCGAGAACATTATGGGTACCTTCCAATGCCCCTGAAGGCTCATCAGAGCATGGAGGAGGAAGTCGAGAGCTGTGCTCACACCATTACAGAGGCTATGA TTGAAGACCCATTGGAGCCCTCACAGTACCTGCACATTCCTCCAAAACCTCAGGACAAGATGGGATTTGACCAG aTCTTCCTGATTAACCTGAAGCGCAGGGTGGACCGCAGGCAGCGGATGCTACACTCCCTGGAGGTTCTGGGCATCGAGGCCACACTGACCGAGGCCGTGGACGGCAA GGCCCTGAACACTTCTCAGCTGCAGGCGCTCGGCATAGAGATGTTGCCTGGATACGAGGACCCGTACTCTGGCCGAGTGTTGACTCGTGGGGAGATAGGCTGCTTCCTCAGCCATCATTACATCTGGACACAG GTGGTGGAGCGGGGACTGCGGAGGACCCTGGTGCTGGAGGACGATGTGAGGTTCGAGCCCAGATTTAAGAGCAGGCTGAAGACCATCATGGAGAACGTGGAGCAGGCCGAGCTGGACTGGGACCTCAT CTACGTGGGTCGTAAGCGACTGCAGGTAAAGCAACCGGAGCAGGCGGTGGAGGGTGTCAGTAATCTGGTGGTGCCGGACTATTCCTACTGGACCCTGGGTTACATGCTGTCCCTGCAGGGGGCCCAGAAGCTTCTGGAGGCCCAGCCCTTCGGCAAGATGCTGCCTGTGGACGAGTTTCTGCCTGTGATGTTTAACAAGCACCCCAA CGAGGCGTACATGACGCACTTTGAGCCGCGGGACCTGCGGGCGTTTTCGGTCGAGCCCCTGCTCCTGTACCCCACGCACTACACGGGCGAGCCGGGCTACGTGAGCGACACGGAGACGTCCACCATCTGGGACAACGAGGACGTGAGCACGGACTGGGACCGCCAGCACGCGCACAAGACCCAGAAACAGGGCCAGATCCGCCCCACGGCCCAGAACAGCGTCACCGGGGACACGCCTCCTCCTGCCGCGCGCGTCACTCGAGATGAACTTTGA